Proteins encoded by one window of Bacteroidia bacterium:
- a CDS encoding glycosyltransferase family 2 protein: protein MNYPLVSVVILNYNGKHWLQKFLPFYKQTTYPCVQWLIVDNASTDDSVAYAKAHFTDAEVIQFQENKGFAKGNNDAVPYCKGEYIVFLNSDVELTPNWLEPLVECMQSNVKIAAVQPKIRSYSQRTYFEYAGACGGFLDLYGIPFCRGRIFEHCEQDNGQYDKAIPVFWATGACMLIRKKVWHHIGGFDEIFFAHMEEIDWCWRAKLAGYEVWCEPKSVVYHVGGGTLSMQHHKKTYLNFRNSLLMLYKNLPQKKLYTTLLKRLILDGLAGVFYLFKGKVKHVVAIIRAHWHFFGKIREYKLKRMQVQRLASQTVELYPKSIVFLRFIKRKKTFSELFKI from the coding sequence ATGAACTATCCGCTAGTTTCCGTAGTAATACTAAACTATAACGGCAAGCACTGGCTACAAAAATTTCTACCTTTTTACAAGCAAACTACTTACCCTTGTGTGCAATGGTTAATTGTAGACAATGCATCTACCGATGATAGTGTAGCGTACGCAAAAGCCCATTTTACTGATGCAGAAGTTATTCAATTTCAAGAAAATAAAGGTTTCGCAAAAGGGAATAATGATGCTGTTCCTTACTGCAAAGGTGAATATATTGTTTTTCTCAATTCTGATGTTGAGCTTACTCCAAATTGGCTTGAACCACTTGTAGAGTGCATGCAAAGTAACGTAAAAATAGCTGCGGTTCAGCCTAAAATTCGGTCATATAGTCAAAGGACATATTTTGAATATGCAGGGGCTTGTGGCGGTTTTTTAGATCTCTATGGAATACCTTTTTGCCGAGGTAGAATTTTTGAACACTGTGAGCAAGACAACGGTCAATACGATAAGGCTATACCTGTGTTTTGGGCAACAGGTGCATGTATGCTAATACGAAAAAAAGTATGGCATCATATTGGTGGATTTGATGAAATTTTTTTTGCTCACATGGAGGAGATAGATTGGTGTTGGCGGGCAAAATTAGCAGGCTATGAAGTTTGGTGCGAACCTAAAAGTGTAGTTTATCATGTAGGGGGAGGTACATTATCTATGCAGCATCATAAAAAAACTTATCTCAATTTTCGGAATAGTCTTTTAATGCTGTACAAAAATCTTCCACAAAAAAAATTGTACACTACACTTCTTAAAAGACTTATTTTAGATGGCTTAGCAGGAGTGTTTTACTTGTTCAAAGGTAAGGTTAAACATGTTGTTGCTATTATACGCGCACATTGGCACTTTTTCGGTAAAATTCGAGAATACAAGCTTAAAAGGATGCAGGTCCAGCGGTTAGCTAGTCAAACTGTTGAGCTTTATCCCAAAAGTATTGTTTTTTTGAGATTTATTAAGCGAAAAAAGACATTTTCAGAGCTTTTTAAAATCTGA
- a CDS encoding GH3 auxin-responsive promoter family protein translates to MLPWLLKLLAKRRYKQIQKWANNPIEYQEKTFHYLIQQAKNTAFGKDHHFDKIKTYQDYKKYVPINDYEGLKPYIERVLNGEKNVLWKGRPLYFAKTSGTTSGTKYIPITKESIPTHIQAARDAIFLCAYNMNDVSFMLGKMMFLSGSPEFDEIKHGVPVGRLSGIVQHHVPKMFLRNRVPSWETNIIADWETKVKKIAEETISQDLRLISGIPPWVQMYCEEIYKLTGKKLSEVFPNLSVFVQGGVDYRPYEQVLNQAIGKKLQMIEVYPASEGFIAYQDTLDKEGLLLILDNYIFYEFVPVEDIFNPNPTRISLQEVEVGVNYAIILNTNAGLWGYNIGDTVRFVSKNPYRIVVTGRIKHFISAFGEHVIVEEVNKAMMETAQAFGAEITEFTVAPYLTDRHQELPYHEWFIEFAKQPENLDAFAVHLDQKMQKLNSYYKDLRQGNVLQLLKIRVVPKDGFIEYMKSIGKLGGQNKLPRLSNDRKIAEALISMFFVNA, encoded by the coding sequence ATGCTACCATGGCTTCTAAAACTGTTAGCGAAACGCAGATACAAACAAATCCAAAAATGGGCAAATAATCCTATTGAGTACCAAGAAAAAACTTTTCATTATCTTATTCAACAAGCAAAAAACACAGCATTTGGTAAAGACCACCACTTTGACAAAATTAAAACCTATCAAGACTACAAAAAATACGTTCCCATCAATGACTATGAAGGGTTAAAACCATATATTGAACGTGTACTCAATGGAGAAAAGAATGTTTTATGGAAGGGTAGACCTCTTTACTTTGCAAAAACTTCGGGTACCACTTCTGGAACAAAATATATTCCCATTACCAAAGAGTCTATTCCCACGCACATACAAGCTGCCCGTGATGCTATTTTTTTATGTGCCTATAACATGAACGATGTAAGTTTTATGCTTGGTAAAATGATGTTTTTAAGCGGTAGCCCCGAATTTGATGAAATAAAACACGGTGTTCCTGTGGGCAGATTGTCAGGAATTGTGCAGCACCATGTACCTAAAATGTTTTTGCGTAATCGAGTTCCTTCTTGGGAAACAAATATCATTGCAGATTGGGAAACTAAAGTTAAAAAAATTGCAGAGGAAACAATATCACAAGATTTGAGGCTAATTTCAGGTATTCCCCCTTGGGTCCAAATGTATTGTGAAGAGATCTATAAACTAACAGGCAAAAAATTATCAGAAGTGTTTCCTAACTTATCTGTTTTTGTGCAAGGTGGAGTAGATTACAGACCTTATGAGCAAGTACTTAATCAAGCTATTGGTAAAAAATTACAGATGATTGAGGTATATCCTGCATCCGAAGGTTTTATTGCTTATCAAGACACCTTAGATAAAGAAGGTTTGCTATTGATATTGGACAATTATATTTTTTATGAGTTCGTACCTGTTGAAGACATTTTTAATCCTAATCCTACGCGTATATCTTTACAAGAGGTCGAAGTAGGGGTCAACTATGCTATTATTCTCAATACGAACGCAGGCTTATGGGGTTATAATATTGGGGATACAGTTCGCTTTGTGAGTAAAAATCCTTATCGTATAGTGGTTACAGGGCGAATTAAGCATTTTATTTCTGCTTTTGGCGAGCATGTTATTGTAGAGGAGGTCAACAAAGCTATGATGGAAACAGCTCAAGCTTTTGGTGCTGAAATTACGGAATTTACCGTTGCCCCCTATTTAACTGATAGACATCAAGAGCTACCTTATCATGAGTGGTTTATTGAATTTGCTAAGCAGCCTGAAAATTTAGATGCTTTTGCTGTGCACTTAGACCAAAAGATGCAAAAGCTTAACTCATACTACAAGGATTTGCGGCAAGGAAATGTATTGCAGTTGCTTAAAATTAGAGTAGTGCCCAAGGATGGATTCATAGAGTATATGAAGTCTATTGGCAAGTTAGGTGGGCAGAATAAACTACCACGATTAAGTAATGACCGCAAAATTGCAGAAGCTTTAATTAGTATGTTTTTTGTAAATGCATAA